Proteins from a single region of Desulfovibrio sp.:
- the rpoB gene encoding DNA-directed RNA polymerase subunit beta: MAQLIKSFGKVDDSVTIPHLLNLQVDSYELFLQRDVPPASRADAGLEGVFRSVFPIEDFNKTASLEYVNYEIGEPKYDVPECISKGLTFEAPLRIKVRLVVYDVDEETENRTIRDIKEQVIYFGTVPLMTEKGTFIINGTERVIVNQLQRSPGIIFEHDSGKTHTSRKVLYSCRVIPMRGSWLDFDFDHKDILYVRIDRRRKMPATILLKAMGMSKTDILTYFYDVETYFLDGSKVFREVKPQFYRKEKAWGDVSGPDGKLIVGVEKPITKRAWRLMLEAGIDKIEVDPASMEGLFITQEYVDSQTGEVIAEPGDELTAALIERLREQGVTSIPTLFTMGMDVSSSLRDTLMLDKTLDQTAAQVEIYRRLRPSSPPTPEIAANFFENLFRNSDYYDLSPVGRYKLNARLRVSEPLDFRTLSNEDILKAVKHLLYLKDSHGPADDIDHLGNRRVRPVGELVENQYRIGLVRMERAIKERMSLQEVATLMPHDLINPKPVAAVLKEFFGTSQLSQFMDQTNPLSEVTHKRRLSALGPGGLTRERAGFEVRDVHTSHYGRICPIETPEGPNIGLIVSLTTYAKVNDFGFIETPYRVVKESHVTDEVVYMDASREIDEVVAAASTPLDANNNFMTPFVSGRIRGDQLSVPVEQVTLMDVSSGQIVSVSAALIPFLEHDDANRALMGSNMQRQAVPLIRCDQPLVGTGMEGAVAQDSGSCLLAEEKGVVHYADAERVIVRYDNGVSPETGGVKAYELLKYHKSNQNTCFGQQPRVLVNQKVKKGDVLADGPGIRDGELALGKNLLVAFMPWCGYNFEDSILISERVVKEDVFTSMHIEEFEVVARDTKLGPEEITRDIPNVGEEMLKNLDECGIIRIGAKVKPEDILVGKITPKGETQLTPEEKLLRAIFGDKARDVKNTSLKVPPGIEGTVIDVRVFNRRSGDRDERTKQIEDAELHKIDVKETQHISGITGQTRAKIWEFTQGKSIGQTLLGKKKGEVLVEANHPIKAEIFDTLPVKKLANLFVSKDINDKIADILESYERQVQFVKGVYESKRAKAVEGDDLPPGVIKMVKVYVAVKRKLQVGDKMAGRHGNKGVVSCILPAEDMPFFEDGTPMDIVLNPLGVPSRMNIGQIMETHLGWAAKELGTSLCAMVDQGLHLKELRDQVKKTFESPLTDKLVDEMDDDEFVTEVKKLRQGIVCKTPVFDGASEEEIWGWLKKAGLPEDGKAVLYDGRTGERFQRTVTVGIMYMLKLHHLVDEKIHARSTGPYSLVTQQPLGGKAQFGGQRLGEMEVWALEAYGASYLLQEFLTVKSDDVGGRVKMYEKIVKGDNFLEAGLPESFNVLVKELMSLGLDVDLLQEEKKVKATTRR, encoded by the coding sequence ATGGCCCAGCTGATCAAGAGTTTCGGCAAGGTCGACGATTCAGTCACCATCCCCCATCTTCTCAACCTGCAGGTCGATTCCTATGAATTGTTCCTGCAGCGCGACGTTCCCCCCGCTTCCCGCGCCGACGCTGGACTCGAGGGCGTGTTTCGTTCGGTCTTCCCAATCGAGGACTTCAACAAGACGGCCAGTCTCGAGTACGTCAACTATGAGATCGGTGAACCAAAATACGACGTGCCCGAGTGTATCTCCAAGGGACTGACCTTCGAGGCGCCGCTGCGCATCAAGGTCCGCCTCGTCGTCTACGACGTGGACGAGGAGACTGAGAACCGCACCATTCGCGACATCAAGGAGCAGGTGATCTATTTCGGCACCGTGCCTCTGATGACCGAAAAGGGCACCTTTATCATCAACGGCACCGAGCGGGTTATCGTCAACCAGCTCCAGCGCTCACCCGGCATCATCTTCGAGCATGATTCCGGCAAGACCCATACTTCGCGCAAGGTGCTGTATTCCTGCCGCGTCATACCCATGCGCGGTTCCTGGCTCGATTTCGATTTCGACCACAAGGACATCCTCTACGTCCGCATCGACCGCCGCAGGAAGATGCCGGCCACCATCCTGCTCAAGGCCATGGGGATGTCCAAGACCGATATCCTGACCTATTTCTACGACGTCGAGACCTACTTCCTCGATGGCTCCAAGGTCTTCCGCGAGGTCAAACCCCAGTTCTACCGCAAGGAAAAGGCCTGGGGCGACGTTTCCGGGCCGGACGGCAAGCTCATCGTCGGTGTGGAAAAGCCCATCACCAAGCGCGCGTGGCGGCTCATGCTCGAGGCAGGCATCGACAAGATCGAAGTGGACCCCGCTTCCATGGAAGGTCTCTTCATCACCCAGGAGTATGTCGACAGCCAGACCGGAGAGGTCATCGCCGAACCTGGCGACGAACTCACCGCGGCCCTCATCGAGCGTCTGCGTGAGCAGGGCGTCACATCCATTCCCACCTTGTTCACCATGGGCATGGACGTTTCCAGTTCGCTTCGCGACACCCTGATGCTGGACAAGACTCTCGACCAGACCGCCGCTCAGGTGGAGATTTACCGCCGCCTGCGCCCCAGCTCTCCCCCGACCCCGGAGATCGCGGCCAACTTCTTCGAGAACCTGTTCCGTAACTCCGACTACTACGACCTCTCCCCGGTGGGCCGCTACAAGTTGAATGCGCGCCTTCGCGTGAGCGAGCCCCTGGACTTCAGGACCCTCTCCAACGAGGACATCCTGAAGGCGGTGAAGCATCTGCTTTACTTGAAGGACTCCCACGGTCCCGCCGACGACATCGACCACTTGGGCAACCGCCGCGTGCGGCCCGTGGGCGAGCTGGTGGAAAACCAGTACCGCATCGGCCTGGTCCGCATGGAGCGCGCCATCAAGGAGCGCATGAGCCTGCAGGAAGTGGCCACGCTCATGCCCCACGACCTCATTAACCCCAAGCCGGTGGCCGCGGTCCTCAAGGAGTTCTTCGGAACCTCCCAGCTCTCGCAGTTCATGGACCAGACCAACCCGCTCTCCGAGGTCACCCACAAGCGCCGCCTGTCGGCACTTGGTCCCGGCGGTCTGACCCGCGAGCGTGCCGGCTTCGAGGTGCGCGACGTGCACACCTCTCACTACGGCCGCATCTGCCCCATCGAGACGCCTGAAGGCCCGAACATCGGCCTCATCGTGTCCTTGACCACCTACGCCAAGGTGAACGACTTCGGCTTCATCGAGACCCCCTACCGGGTGGTCAAGGAAAGCCACGTCACCGACGAAGTGGTCTACATGGACGCCTCCAGGGAAATCGACGAGGTTGTGGCTGCCGCCAGCACCCCGCTGGACGCCAACAACAACTTCATGACTCCCTTCGTGTCCGGGCGCATCCGCGGCGACCAGCTGTCCGTGCCTGTCGAGCAGGTCACGCTCATGGACGTGTCCTCGGGCCAGATCGTGTCCGTTTCCGCGGCGCTCATCCCCTTCCTGGAGCACGACGACGCCAACCGCGCGCTCATGGGCTCCAACATGCAGCGCCAGGCCGTGCCGCTCATCCGTTGCGACCAGCCCCTGGTCGGTACGGGCATGGAAGGCGCAGTGGCCCAGGACTCCGGATCGTGCCTTTTGGCCGAGGAGAAGGGCGTTGTGCACTATGCCGATGCCGAGCGCGTCATCGTTCGCTACGACAACGGCGTCTCGCCCGAGACCGGCGGGGTCAAGGCCTACGAACTCCTGAAGTACCACAAGTCCAACCAGAACACCTGTTTCGGCCAGCAGCCCCGCGTGCTGGTGAACCAGAAGGTGAAGAAGGGCGACGTGCTGGCCGACGGCCCGGGCATCCGGGACGGCGAGCTGGCCCTGGGCAAGAACCTGCTCGTGGCCTTCATGCCCTGGTGCGGCTACAACTTCGAGGACTCCATCCTCATCTCCGAGCGCGTGGTGAAGGAAGACGTCTTCACCTCCATGCACATCGAGGAGTTCGAGGTGGTGGCCCGCGACACCAAGCTCGGACCAGAAGAGATCACCCGGGACATCCCCAACGTCGGCGAGGAGATGCTCAAGAACCTCGACGAGTGCGGCATCATCCGCATCGGCGCCAAGGTGAAGCCCGAAGACATCCTGGTGGGCAAGATCACTCCCAAGGGCGAAACCCAGCTCACCCCCGAGGAAAAGCTCCTGCGCGCCATCTTCGGCGACAAGGCCCGCGACGTGAAGAATACCTCGCTCAAGGTGCCGCCCGGCATCGAGGGCACGGTCATCGACGTGCGGGTGTTCAACCGCCGTTCCGGCGACAGGGATGAGCGCACCAAGCAGATCGAGGACGCCGAACTCCATAAGATCGACGTTAAGGAAACCCAGCATATCTCCGGCATCACGGGCCAGACCCGTGCCAAGATATGGGAGTTCACCCAGGGCAAGTCCATCGGGCAGACTCTTCTGGGCAAGAAGAAGGGCGAGGTGCTGGTTGAAGCCAACCATCCCATCAAGGCCGAGATCTTCGACACCCTGCCCGTGAAGAAGTTGGCCAATCTGTTCGTGTCCAAGGACATAAACGACAAGATTGCAGACATCCTGGAGAGCTACGAGCGCCAGGTGCAGTTCGTGAAGGGTGTGTACGAGTCCAAGCGTGCCAAGGCTGTGGAAGGCGACGACCTTCCCCCGGGCGTCATCAAGATGGTCAAGGTGTACGTTGCTGTGAAGCGTAAGCTTCAGGTGGGCGACAAGATGGCCGGCCGCCACGGCAACAAGGGCGTCGTCAGCTGCATTCTGCCCGCTGAGGACATGCCCTTCTTCGAAGACGGCACCCCCATGGACATCGTCTTGAACCCCCTGGGCGTGCCTTCGCGCATGAACATAGGCCAGATCATGGAGACCCACCTTGGGTGGGCAGCCAAGGAGCTCGGCACGTCCCTGTGCGCCATGGTTGATCAGGGCCTGCATTTGAAGGAGCTGCGCGACCAGGTGAAGAAAACCTTCGAGTCCCCGCTCACCGACAAGCTGGTGGACGAGATGGACGACGACGAGTTCGTCACCGAGGTCAAGAAGCTGCGCCAGGGCATTGTGTGCAAGACCCCGGTCTTCGACGGCGCTTCAGAAGAGGAAATCTGGGGCTGGCTGAAGAAAGCCGGCCTGCCCGAGGACGGCAAGGCCGTTCTGTATGACGGCCGCACCGGCGAGCGCTTCCAGCGCACCGTCACCGTGGGCATCATGTACATGTTGAAACTCCACCACCTGGTGGATGAAAAGATACACGCCCGTTCCACGGGCCCATACTCGCTGGTGACGCAGCAGCCCCTGGGCGGCAAGGCCCAGTTCGGCGGCCAGCGTCTGGGTGAGATGGAAGTCTGGGCCCTTGAGGCCTATGGCGCCTCGTACCTTCTGCAGGAATTCCTCACCGTCAAGTCCGACGATGTGGGCGGCCGCGTGAAGATGTACGAGAAGATCGTGAAAGGCGACAACTTCCTGGAAGCGGGTTTGCCCGAATCCTTCAACGTTCTGGTCAAGGAGCTCATGAGCCTGGGCCTGGACGTGGATCTCTTGCAGGAAGAGAAAAAGGTTAAAGCCACCACCCGGCGCTAA